The Solanum stenotomum isolate F172 unplaced genomic scaffold, ASM1918654v1 scaffold37403, whole genome shotgun sequence region ATTTTTTTCACAACCacaaaaccaattaaaaagtGAATGATGAGGTTTACTTTTCAACTTTAATACCAATTCTGTAATCTTATTAAAAGACAACACATTAGAGGTTTACTAAGTTTATGGTTCTTTTGAAGCCTATATGTTAGGCTTCCTCGTGTTTAGGCAATGTGAATTACATTACATCTAAAAAGCATAGATTTGCATAGAATAGCTTAGTTTTGGTAGGTTTGTACTTTTGTTTGGTGATCCTCTGTATCCTTCCTTTCAAAAGTTCTTAGCATGTTTAGTTGTATGATTTTGAACTATCATAGCTTTACTAACTAATATGAAATGCTATCTTTTCagttctggaaaaaaaaaattagtcccTAAAAGACGATTTTTGTACACTGAATATGAACTATAGGTGCGTatgtcaaaataaatattaattgaagCTGTAGAAATAATAAGTGTGGTGGTATTGTCAATGACAAAGATGGTCGACTGATATCATTTGTCTTTATAATCGCTAGACATTTTTTGTTAACataatatcatttatttatttttcaggaTATTGTAATGTCTAAGATAACATCTGCATCTCAGTTTGTAGAAGAATCTGGCGAGTCTCCGACAGTAGATTTTTCAAAGATTTACATGGATGAAGTGGGTGGGGTTAAGAAGGCATGTATATATGGTCTTGGTTCTCAAGTTGTTTTCTATGAGAACGTTGGTTCATCATCTGCTTCAACTTCTCAACCTCAAGATTGTAGTTTTGATGCTCGAGTGAAGGAATACATTCAAGAAATGAAGGAGGAGATGAAACATGAGatgagagaagagatgagagaAGAGTTGCgtgaataaatgaaaaatgaaatgcaGCTAGAAATGTAAGAGCAAGTTGATAAGATTCTCCAAGAACGTTTGCCCATCCTCATAGCTGGGCTGCCTAAACCACCCCTGGTACACTGCCCGCTGGTACACCTCCAACTGGTACACCACATTAGCTTAGACATGACCCATCATCAAATGATGATATGAGTCATTTAAAATTTCTAAACTATTGTAGGCATATCTTTCATTGTTTGTTTCTGTATTTGGATTTGTTTTGAACTCTTCATCTTAGTTTTTGCATTGTTTTAGTCAAGTTATAATTTATCAAAGGATCACtggattttattatgttttcagACTTTTTAAGATTCATAAAAGCTAttgattaatataaatatataaagtgaAACTTTACTATCGAATTACCATTTTGTTAGTAATATGGCAATATACATTACCGATTCACTAACCGAATATTgaccataaataatatatattaccaACAAAATCACAATAAGTTAGTAAGCATCCTAACGAATTACTAATGAGCTTTTTGTCTTTCTAAAATACTAACCAATTAGTAACGTAAGTTACATGAGTAGATAGTCATTCTTAGTTATAGATTTAAAATTCGTTGGTAATTTACCCACGAAATACCAACACACTTTTTTCTTAACCGAAATTACAAACTGATTGCCAATGTATTTTGGTGAATTTACTATCGAGCTTACCAACCAAGTTGTTATCTGTCATATAATTGCTAACCAAATACtaacaacattttattttattttagtatatttgCCAACATATCACTAACATAATTGAATAGTGAAGAACCAAATTTACTAACTCTTTTCTCTTCGTTAGTAAACTTCCCAACAATATGCCAACCGAAAATTGGTTGGTGAATTTACCAACGAAAATTTCAAGGGCACATTTCAACAATTACCAACAATTCTTTTATGTGTTTACCAACTGATCTTTAGTTGATAATTTTACCAACTAACTGAAATGGGTTGGTAAAATTTAGTGACAAGCTTTTTAGCAACAGATTAACATTAGTTGGCATTCGGTTGGAAAAATCATTTGCCAACCAATTTAATCAATTTAGCAATGGATAGTTTTGTTGGAAATTCAGGGATTTTTTGTAGTGTGggcattatgagttcttagtaaTGTCCTTTGGATTGACACTAATGCCCCTGCAGCATTTATGGAGTTGATGAACGGGCCGTGTTTCGACCATATCTTGATTATTTTGTGATTGTCTTCATcgatgacattttggtttacTCCAAGACTGAGGAGGACCATGTCCGACACTTGAGGATCGTACTTCAGAGATTGAGAGAAAAGAaattgtatgccaagttctcaaagtgtgagttctggcttAATTCTGTGGAATTCTTAGGACACATGGTatccaaggagggtattagaGTAGATCCGGCCAAGATTGAGGCAGTTAGAGGCTGGACGCAGCCTACTTCTCCTACCGAGATTCGGAGTTTTGTGGGATTGGCAGGTTATTACCGACGATTTGTTCAGGGTTTCTCTACTATTGCAGCTCCATTGACTAGATTGACTCGACAGGGTGTGGGTTTTCAGTGGTCTGATGAATGTGAGGAGagttttcaaaagctcaagactttgCTAACTTTGGCTCCTGTGTTGACTCTACCTGAGGAGGGCGTAGACTTTactgtgtattgtgatgcttcaggagtcggtttgggtggtgtattgatgcagaagGGGAAGGTgattgcttatgcttctaggcagTTGAAGacccatgagaagaactaccctacTCATGATTTAGAATTGGCAGCTGTGGTATTTGTACTTAAgttatggcgtcattatttgtatggggtgcattgCGAGATATTCACTGATCATCGGAGTCTTCAGTATATCTTTAGTCAGAGGGATCTGAACTGAAGGCAACGTAGATGGCTTGAGTTGCTGAAGgactatgatgtgaccattctaTATCATCCGGGGAAGGCCAATGTTGTTGCCGATGCTCTGAGTAGGAAGACTCCTAGCATGGGAAGTCTTGCAGCACTTTGTATTGAGGAGAGACCATTGGCTAGAGATGTTTAGATGTTAGCTAATAGTCTTGTCCGGTTGCAGATCTCAGAGGAAAGTGATGGGATGATTGCTTTTATTGAGGCTCAGTCTTCTTTAGTCGAGCAGATCTGTGCGCACCAGTTTGATGATGAGAAGTTATGTCTCATTCGCGACAGAGTATTGAGAGGAGAAGCCAAGGAGGTTGTCCTTGATTCTGACGGTGCCTTGAGGATCGGAGGCAGGATTTGTGTGCCCAAGACGGGAGAGTTGACTAGACTGATTCTTGAAGAGGCCCATTGTTCCCGATAATCTATCCATCCGGGAGCagcgaagatgtatcatgatctgAGTCAGCATTATTGGTGGTGTGGGATGAAGAGAGATATTTCAAACTTTGTTTCTAGGTGTTTGACTTGCCAACAGGTCAAGTGTGAGCACCAACGTCCTGGGGGTGTATCTCAGAGGATgcctattcctacttggaagtgggagcggatcactatggactttgttgtgggtttgcctACCACATTGGGTGgttatgactccatttgggttgTTGTTGACAGGCTGACCAAGTCTGCCCACTTCATTCCGGTTCGGGTGAAATATACGGCAGAGAAGTTAGCCGAGCTATATATCAGTCAGATTGTGCGACTACATGGGGTTCCTGTTTCTATTATATCAGATCGAGGTTCACTATTTACTTCTCACTTCTGGAAGGCATTACAACATGGTTTGGGTACTCAGCTAGATATGAGTacagcctttcaccctcagacagatggtcagtCCGAGCGGACGATTCAGGTGTTGGAGGACATGCTCCGAGCATGTGTGATCGATTTTGGTGCTAGATGGGATCGACATTTATCCTTAgcagagtttgcctacaataatagttatcactctagtattcagatggccccatttGAGGCGTTGTATGGCAGACGATGTAGGTCTCCGATCGGTTGGTTTGCTTCGGCAGAGATGGAATCTTTGGATACTGACTTGCTTAGAGATGCTATGGAGCAAGTCCGTAGGATTCAGTATAGACTGTTGACAGCCCAGAGTCGACAAAAGAGTTATGCAGACCGGAGAGTTAGAGCCTTAGTGTTTATGGAGGGCGATCATGTTTGGCTTagagtgtcacctatgaaaggtgtgatgcggttcggcaagaagggcaagcttagccctagattcattggaccttttgagattttgagtcGAGTGGGAGAGGTGGCCTATAAGTTGGCCTTGCCACCTAGTTTGTCGGCAGTTCATCctgttttccatgtctctatgcttcGGAAGTATATTCCGGATGAGTCACATGTGCTTTCACTCGATTCAGTGGAGTTGGGTCTAGACTTGACATTTGAGAAGGAACCTATAGCTATATTGGACAGGCAGGTTCGAAAGcttaggaccaaggagattGCTTCAGTGAAGGTGCAATGGAAGCACCGATCAGTGGGAGAGGCAACTTGGGAGACAGAGTCTGATATGCGTGCCAGATATCCTCAACTTTTTTAAACTTCAGGTACTTTCTTTCACCtaatgttcgaggacgaacatgatttttagtggtggataatgtgatgacccgaaaggtcatttttggaaattttaaactattcgTTTAACTTGAGTTAATTAATCGATAGTTAGTGGGCTAAAGTGATCATTTGTTTAAGATCCTATACCATTAGGGACAtgtgttaaaaataaattagagttAAATAgggtttaataaaataaatttcttttccttttcattcCTTGCACGAGTTCATGCGGCGTCCCACTATCAAACTAAAAACGTTGAAGAAGAAAGCAGTTAACAAAGATTGTTCAGGTAAGGTTTAATTAGAATTCTCATCTTTGTATACGTGTTGGTCTATCTATGTAGTATTTTCTTAAGAATCGGATAGAAATTCATAATAATGATTATTCTATTAATGAAGTGAAGGTGAGGAATTTAAGTTTTAGAATCTTTAAGCCATATGTGGCTGCCGCATGTGTTGGTGGGTATGGTGTCTTTAAAGGTGATAATTATTACTATGAAAGGatttattatactattatttacCTAACTACTATTGAAATAGTTCTCTGGATTAGTACTTTAACAAATTAGTATTTTATCCTCTAATTGGAACATTAGCTTGAGAATTTTGGGGATACGTGCTATGAATAATTATGGCATAGGGGAGGACACCGTGAGTAATAGTTAAGGATAGTATATATGAAGGGAAAttggtataattttttaatcctgcaaattatttttttttcgttGGAAGTTATTTGGAGGCTAGTTGAGATAAATTAGTGGCTGGCATTAGAGAGGGCAATGAAtgataataaaagtaaaattattggATAGAAGTATTGGATGAGAGAATAAGGTATATTGATGTATGTTTGTACCGTGAGTTTCTTCTGGAAATTTAAAGGTAAGTATAGGGAGTTAATTGAATAAGTAATGGTGAGCCAATCATTGCTTGGAATAAAGGGTGtcaaaaaggaaggaaaaataaataaatatatgatggTGAAATGTTAATTGGCATCAAGAGATACGAACTTGATTATAAAGTCTAGCGAATTTTTAGGTCAAGGCTAAACCTATAGTAATATGGGCgttgttagtttcaaaatcttattgtgaatatgtacttgaatagattgcattgatttggaagctcaacaaaaagggaaggctcaagtatCGGAGTGATTATTCtgttatttgaggcaagtggatttctaaacccttcttaagcgtatggaattcgtgtatttccctgtggtatatgtttgggagtaatgtgattaattgtttgtgtgatgtgttgagaattgattgaaagacttgttgaatcattgttgaagttgtatcatgattgtatTGTTGTgatttgtgcaatgttatgaaaatggtcatcttctcattatttgtgtgaacatgtcatttgcattgttctgagacatggttgtggcaagtgttatgtgcattgagaaagaataagaaattaaagaggatgtaccatttcgagggacgtatcacgcaccgcgatggatactatatttcgagggacgtgtcgcgcgccgcgacggatattatatttcgagggacgtatcacgcgccgcgatggatgcatggacagatatgtcccccatgggtcccgaattgagagacagcgggtgtgtcattaggtcagacatgaatcactatacttgacattgcatttcattgcattgcacctttttattattgatgaacttgatcttgtgcgttgctgatcttgtgagtgcctttctgtgaaacttgttattaatgaatattgagttgttattgagaatatataatctgttagagtgttgttgttgagctgtatgatttgtaaattgtgaattgttaggctgggctggttttatgcaggttgtagctATGGAGGTTAggatggggtgtaaggagtatcCGTATTCTGtacccttagcttgtgtttagaggtttgcttgttaagtaccgtgtggtttggtactcaccccttgcttctacaatcttttgtaggttacgagcccggATCTTCGTGATACCTTCCATTCTCTTCGTTACCGAGGCTTTCTGTGGAGATCTGAGAGGTagctgtttgtcatctcagcaaACCTTtttactcctgtttatgattttgtttttacttgaaagacaacatcatttgagacttgcgtattttatttcaattctagtatttacattagaggcttgtgcacgtgacaaccaggttttggggattgaattaagttgacttgtttTCATAATAGTAATTGTTATTGAACTTTGCTTTAGTTTCGCACTTTATAGaaatgattgggttttaggctgacttgtcttggtgggatacgacgagtgccatcacatccatttttaggttgtgacaaaatggtatcagagccccaggttcataggtctcacgtgcaTACAAGCCGAGTCTACATAGAGTCTCaaggatcggtacggagacgtctgtacttatctcTGAGAGGCTATAAAGACTATTAGGAAACTTcatttttgttcattctttCTCATCGTGCGTGGTTACCTTCTTTAGTACTGAGCTATTGTATACTCTTTTGACAGATGACGAGGACTAGAGCGACTGTTACTGGTGGTAGAGGGGAGGCACTTCCCGAGGCAGTTGTTGaggccccagctaggggtaggGGTAGAGCCCGAGCTAGAGGTCGTGCTCGTGGAACGACACTAGCTAGAGGTCGTGGCCGTGGAGCAGCACCAGTGAGAGGTCGTACTAGAGAGGCCTCTCCTGAGCCTCAGATTGATGACAGAGAGGACCAGGTTCCTCCAGAGCCTGTAGTCACACCTTTGCTTCAGGATACATTATTGAGGGTGTTAAGTGTGCTTGAGAGCTTTACTCAGGGTGGTGGTGCGACCACTACACCACAAGACTCTCAGACTAGAGCGGGGGCTCAGACCAAAGAGCAGCAGGAAGCTCCAGTTATGCATGATGCGGTGGGGCAGCCACCAAAGGATCCCATGGTTGAGAATGATCTTGCACCAGCAATTGGGGGTCAAGGTGCACCATTGGTTGTTCTGACAGAGGATGAGCAGCGTAGGTATGAGAAATTTCGAAAGATGGACCCACCTCAGTTTCAGGGTGGGAAGAGTGAGGACGCTCATAAGTTTCTGACTACATGCCGAGAGTTGTTAGAGGTTGTTGGATTAGCTGAGTCACATGGGGTTCGATATGCTACACTCCAACTTCGTGGGCCAGCGAGAGAGTGGTGGAGAACTTATTCGGGGGCTTTGCCAGTTGGATCTCCTCCAGTGACTTGGGAGAGGTTTTCCAGTGCCTTCTATGACCGTTTTATCCCTTGGAGCGTGAGAGAGGAGGGTCGTTTGAGGTTTCAGAATCTGGGACAGGACAACTTATCAGTTACAGAGTATGAGGCCCGTTTTTGCCAGTTGTCTAGGCATGCTTTGGCCATTATTCCAGACGAGACGGAAAGGATCCGTAGATTTGTGAGGGGGATGACTTTCTCCATCAGATCGGCTGTGTTTAGAGTATCGAGAGAGGGGGCTTCCTTCCAGTCCATTGTGAGTGCCGCTAAAGAGGCGGAATTGATGGAGAGAGAAGAGTTTGGGGACCCTAAGAGAGTCCGTACATCAGGACAGTTTCATGGTGCTTCATCTAGAGGTAGGGGATCACATAGAGGAAGTGGTTCCTTTCAACAGCGAGGACCCGTCCATGCATCTATGCCGACATCCGAGGGTAGTCAGATACCTCGGGGTTCTTATAGCGTGGGTCACGGTTCACAGCAGCGACCTATGGGGCGAGGCAATTATAGTGGGTTTTCAGGGTCCGCACAGCAGTTCCCGGGATAAAGATTTTGCTTTTCTTGTGGAGATCCCGATCACCTGATGCGACAGTGTACTTCCCAGAGGGGTCGTGGAGGGTTCCAACCTAATTCTTCATTTCAGGCTAGACCATCAGTACCACAGGGTAGAGGCCGAGGCAGAGTTCAGTCAGGTAGAGGCGGTAGAGTTTCTAGTAGTGGTGTTGCAGCTCAGCAGAGTGGGGGTAGAGTTACCACCCAGGCTGGAGGTAGCCGGGGGGGCCACTGTTATGCTTTCCCGGGGAGACCCGAAGTGAAGACTTCTGATCCTGTTATTACAGGTATCATCCCAGTATGCCATCCATCTGCTTCTGTATTATTTGATCCAGGGTCTACATTCTCTTATGTGTCCACCTATTTTGCTACTGAATTTGATATGATATGTGATAGCATGGCTGTACCTATTCGTGTTTCTACACCCATGGGTGAGCCCTTAGTGGTGGATCGAATGTATCGATCTTGTCTTGTTTCTCTAGCGGGGTATGACACTTGGGTAGATTTAATCATTCTGGggatggtagactttgatgttatcttgGGTATGAATTGGCTTTCTCCTTATCATGCTGTTCTTGATTGTAATGCTAAGACTGTGACTTTAGCAATGCCTGGTGTTCCGAGGGTTGAGTGGAAAGGTGCTAATGGCTCTTATCCTAGCAAGGTCATCTCCTTTATCCGTGCTCAGAGATTGGTGGAGAGAGGGTGTTTCTCTTACTTAGCTTTTATTCGAGACACCAGTGTTGAACCACCTTCCATGGATTCTGTTCCCGTGGTTCAAGAGTTTCTCGATGTATTCCCTTCTGATCTTCCAGGTGTTCCTCCCGATAGGGATATTGATTTTGCTATTGATTTGGAGCTGGGCACTAAGcccatttctattcctccctaccgtatggctccagcagagttgaaggatcagttgCAGGATTTATTGAGTAAGGGGTTTATTCGCCCTAGTGTGTCACCTTGGGGTGCCcctgtgttgtttgtgaagaagaaggatgggactatgaggatgtgtattgactacagaCAGTTAAACAAGGTAACAGTGAAAAATAAGTATCCTCCTCCCCgtattgatgacttatttgatcagcttcagggggCATCgttgttctctaagattgatttgaggtctggGTATCATCAGTTGAAGATTAGGGCATCAGAAATCCCTAAGACAGCTTTTCGGACTCGGTATGGCACAACAAAAAAACCTCAAATTGCCAACAGATTTTCCTAACAACTTCAGTTGGTTAGTATTTTACtaacaaattaccaacatatttctaaccgaattatttttgaaaacttaacaacgaaattctaacagattaccaaccaaaatattaccaacaaaatattttagttggtaaataTGGCGGGAAACAGTGGCGCCAAATTTAGCAACTTTTTATTAATGAATTACCAACTGAAATATCGCTAACGTACTTCTTTTGTTAGTAATATTACCAACGAAGTATATATCGGTTGGTAAATATGACAACAaatttgtttatataatttattaacaaaTTACCAATGAATTACTAACAAACCATTTACCAACGGCAATATTTTGTTGCTAAAttaccaaccaaatataaatgtgctggtaaattagtaacgaaatgtaatttgttggtaaacttgccAACAAATATCTAATCAGTTGGAAATTTTGCCGACGAATAAAGATTGTAGTTTGTAAATTACTAACATAATTAAAATAGTTGGCAATATACCAACCGATCATTAATCCATTGGTAATATTTACCAACATATTAATTTttagttggtaatattacaCATGAATGTTTAATTGGATAGTAACTATTACCAACTGGgataaaatttattggtaaattattaaattactaACTGATATTTGAATAGTTGGTAAATTTACCAATTGAGAAGTTAGATTGTTTGGTAAATCATCATCTAGTGTTGAAACAAAAGTAAATATTAGATAACAATCTTGAAGAAGCTGAAGGTGAAATTTTTTTCACTGCACTAacgatgaagaagatgaaaatgtGGTTAAGAATATGGACGCATTGAGATGAACAAAATAATGACGATGCCTTATCTGAATATGAATCTGAGAAAATGGAGTATTTAAAGGTGTCAGTGATGATGAGAAAGCAATTGATCACCCAATGGAAAAAGGTCGtcattttgaccaaaaatgaCTTTTCGGAGCTAACCACGATGACCAAAAATGACTTTGCTCAATATCTTTTAAGGTTtagccaaaatttgactttggtcaatatttttggtaaacgtgATCGGATTAGAATTCCATAGTGTGATTAGCTTTATGGAACgtcattttttatctaatagAATGGTTTGTTCGGGTTTCGAGGttttcattttcagttagcgccgttaggcattttaacttttaacttttggccaaaaaattgattttgcttGACATTTTTTATAAACGTGGTTAGATGAGAATTTAGTTGGCATTGTTAGCtttggaaggtcattttttatccaataggatggttggttcaggttttgaggcttcattttcaatttatgctgttaggcgttttaacttttaaattttggccaaaatttagatttggtcaatttttttggtaaatgtGCTAAGATTAAAATTCCATCAGCGCGGTTAGCtttggaaggtcatttttggtctagtaggatggttggttcgggttttgaggcttctattttcagtttgtgttgttaggcgttttaacttttaaattttgtccaaaattta contains the following coding sequences:
- the LOC125852606 gene encoding uncharacterized protein LOC125852606, with the protein product MDFVVGLPTTLGGYDSIWVVVDRLTKSAHFIPVRVKYTAEKLAELYISQIVRLHGVPVSIISDRGSLFTSHFWKALQHGLGTQLDMSTAFHPQTDGQSERTIQMAPFEALYGRRCRSPIGWFASAEMESLDTDLLRDAMEQVRRIQYRLLTAQSRQKSYADRRVRALVFMEGDHVWLRVSPMKVHPVFHVSMLRKYIPDESHVLSLDSVELGLDLTFEKEPIAILDRQVRKLRTKEIASVKVQWKHRSVGEATWETESDMRARYPQLF